One part of the Dysidea avara chromosome 10, odDysAvar1.4, whole genome shotgun sequence genome encodes these proteins:
- the LOC136268437 gene encoding countin-3-like: protein MKASLALCLLTSLLGLGMAHYSVRFDDPDGASRSKRISNHEYGIGSNTSCANCLKFATQSIKTLVNLLRDDVINECGDLCGALANKTNNEIGEICTSLCDLVGINGFMKIIQIVDLDPFYYCDLLDQCPVNDYGDAAITSITVVPKSGPQGTLFQFPLQYFSLNGTGVGEFAVYVETVDGVPVQDTQLNFAHPPGTHVVFLNVETKPDPNCDPSQGPCEKWLPGLYNATVAICEGECESNHPHSYIYDAIELSFEITGK, encoded by the exons ATGAAG GCTAGCTTGGCGTTGTGCCTGTTGACGAGTTTGCTAGGATTAGGGATGGCACACTATTCTGTGCGCTTTGATGATCCTGATGGTGCTTCTCGATCAAAGCGGATCAGCAATCACGAGTATGGGATTGGTTCAAACACAAGCTGTGCTAATTGCctcaaatttgctacacaatCCATTAAGACTTTGGTGAATTTACTACGcg ACGATGTTATTAATGAGTGTGGAGACTTGTGTGGGGCTCTAGCTAACAAAACCAATAATGAAATAGGAGAAATTTGTACCAGCCTGTGTGACTTAGTTGGTATTAATGGGTTCATGAAGATTATACAAAT AGTCGACCTTGACCCTTTCTACTACTGTGACCTTCTGGATCAGTGCCCTgtaaatgattatggtgatgCCGCCATAACCAGTATTACTGTTGTTCCCAAGTCTGGCCCACAAG GAACATTGTTTCAGTTTCCATTACAATACTTTAGTCTTAATGGAACTGGTGTAGGAGAGTTTGCTGTATATGTTGAGACAGTTGATGGTGTACCAGTACAAGATACACAACTAAACTTTGCACATCCACCTGGTACACATGTAGTGTTCTTGAATGTTGAAACCAAACCAGACCCTAACTGTGATCCATCTCAAGGTCCTTGTGAAAAATGGCTTCCTGGACTTTACAATGCTACTGTTG CCATCTGTGAAGGGGAGTGTGAGAGCAACCATCCTCACAGTTACATTTATGATGCAATTGAGCTCAGTTTTGAGATAACTGGCAAATGA
- the LOC136236892 gene encoding ATP-binding cassette sub-family C member 4-like codes for MTCAGRVLNRFSKDIGFMDDILPYHFLEMFAILTRSVAIMLVACVANYWLFIPATVIAMVQFTFRWFFLHTSRNIKRLEALARSPLYSHISSTIQGLSTIRAYKEEEKFSNNLYYYLNEHTKAWYMYISISRWFGMRVDLITATFLATVVLSAVPLADSLDPGLVGLSLAYIITLADLFQYCVRISAEVESLLVSVERVMAYGQLESEAELETIPHDKAPPLQWPDKGVIELHNTKFKYAIDYPYVLKSISFRIESCEKVGIVGRTGAGKSSLLSALFRLAEPEGVFEIDGIQITDIGLHDLRKKMSIIPQDPVLFSGTVRYNLDPFNELEDHQVWDALEEVQLKEVISNLENGLESHMSEGGSNFSVGQRQLMCLARALLRRNKILVIDEATANVDLITDGIIQEMIRKKFNHCTILTIAHRLETIKDSDRVLVLSSGKVIEFDTPFNLLQKQQSVFHSMVKRTGPVESEKLKEIATKKHNYRCK; via the exons ATGACGTGTGCTG GTCGAGTGCTTAACAGATTTTCCAAGGATATCGGATTCATGGATGATATTCTACCATATCATTTTCTTGAAATGTTTGCT ATTCTGACTAGATCTGTAGCTATCATGTTAGTGGCATGTGTGGCCAACTACTGGTTGTTTATTCCTGCTACCGTTATTGCCATGGTACAATTTACATTTCGATGGTTCTTCCTTCACACATCAAGAAATATCAAGAGGTTGGAGGCATTAG CTCGTAGTCCACTATATTCACACATCTCATCCACTATTCAAGGCTTGTCTACTATTAGAGCTTATAAGGAGGAGGAGAAGTTTTctaataatttatattattACCTCAATGAACACACTAAGGCATGGTACATGTATATTTCTATCAGCCGATGGTTTGGGATGAGAGTTGATCTAATCACTGCAACATTCCTTGCTACTGTAGTACTGAGTGCAGTTCCTCTAGCTGATA GTCTTGATCCAGGCCTTGTGGGTCTCTCACTAGCCTATATCATCACCTTAGCTGATTTGTTTCAATATTGTGTTCGCATTAGTGCTGAGGTGGAGAGTCTT TTGGTATCAGTGGAGAGAGTCATGGCTTATGGTCAACTAGAAAGTGAAGCAGAACTGGAAACTATTCCACATGACAAAGCTCCTCCTCTTCAATGGCCTGACAAAGGAGTGATTGAACTTCACAACACTAAATTTAAATATGCCATTGATTATCCCTATGTGTTGAAGTCAATATCTTTTAGAATTGAATCATGTGAAAAG GTTGGTATTGTGGGTAGGACTGGAGCTGGCAAGTCTTCATTGTTGTCAGCATTGTTCAGATTAGCAGAACCAGAAGGAGTGTTTGAAATTGATGGAATACAAATAACAGACATAGGACTACACGATCTTCGTAAAAAGATGTCAATTATTCCACAG GACCCAGTACTGTTCAGTGGAACTGTGAGGTATAACTTGGACCCATTCAATGAACTTGAAGATCACCAAGTATGGGATGCATTGGAAGAG GTACAACTGAAGGAAGTGATAAGTAATTTGGAGAATGGGTTAGAATCACATATGTCCGAAGGTGGTTCTAACTTTAGTGTGGGTCAGAGACAGTTGATGTGTCTAGCAAGAGCACTATTGAGGAGGAACAAGATCCTTGTGATTGATGAAGCAACTGCAAATGTTGACCTAAT AACGGATGGTATAATTCAGGAGATGATCCGCAAGAAGTTCAACCATTGTACTATCCTTACTATTGCTCACCGACTGGAAACAATTAAGGACTCTGATAGAGTACTG GTTTTATCTTCTGGTAAAGTGATAGAGTTTGATACACCATTCAACCTCCTACAGAAACAACAGTCAGTGTTTCATAGTATGGTAAAGAGAACTGGTCCTGTAGAGTCAGAAAAACTCAAGGAAATTGCTACCAAGAAACACAATTATAGATGTAAATAG